The following are encoded together in the Adhaeribacter arboris genome:
- a CDS encoding DUF2490 domain-containing protein gives MNYTFLLIAFFILLTRPVFSQEGRLKDNNSLGWYVYEGDHQVSKRWELHTEYQWRRVKFIKNWQQSLARIGAAYQVLPEIKVGGGYTSFITFPYGDFPTADTGEPYPERRLHEDLQIKDTIRNIFLQHRFRLEQRWIGQLQENTGKTVTRWEYQNRIRYQVAAIIPLKGTTLENQEWYLNFFDELFIGFGKNVGQNIFNQNRISGGTGYQFTDNFQLELNYLYQITQHAAPDPNSGKPVFEYNQGFRLGIAYNLDFVK, from the coding sequence TTGAACTATACATTCCTGCTTATCGCCTTTTTTATTTTGTTAACCAGACCAGTTTTTAGTCAGGAGGGCCGGCTAAAGGATAATAATTCCCTTGGCTGGTACGTATACGAGGGCGATCATCAGGTAAGTAAACGGTGGGAACTGCACACAGAATACCAATGGCGCCGGGTGAAATTTATTAAAAACTGGCAGCAATCTTTAGCCCGGATTGGGGCTGCCTACCAGGTTTTGCCGGAAATTAAAGTAGGGGGTGGTTATACTTCTTTTATCACCTTCCCGTACGGTGATTTTCCCACCGCCGATACGGGCGAGCCTTACCCGGAACGACGGCTCCACGAAGACTTACAAATAAAGGATACCATCCGAAATATCTTCTTACAACACCGGTTCCGGCTGGAGCAACGCTGGATTGGCCAGTTACAGGAAAATACCGGTAAAACCGTAACTCGTTGGGAATATCAGAATCGCATTCGTTACCAGGTAGCCGCTATAATACCATTAAAAGGTACTACCCTGGAAAACCAGGAATGGTACCTAAATTTTTTCGATGAGTTATTTATAGGTTTTGGTAAAAATGTAGGCCAGAATATTTTTAATCAGAATCGAATTTCCGGCGGTACTGGCTACCAGTTCACCGACAATTTTCAACTTGAATTAAACTACTTGTACCAGATTACCCAACACGCCGCGCCAGATCCTAATTCAGGCAAACCGGTTTTTGAGTACAATCAAGGTTTCCGGTTAGGAATAGCTTATAATCTGGATTTTGTGAAATAA
- a CDS encoding PQQ-dependent sugar dehydrogenase produces the protein MRIILAVHDQPAGITVLPDGTLLVTENFRNTTG, from the coding sequence ATGCGGATAATATTGGCGGTACACGACCAACCGGCAGGAATTACCGTATTGCCAGATGGCACTTTATTAGTAACCGAAAATTTCCGAAATACTACCGGGTAA
- a CDS encoding sterol desaturase family protein — protein MKIIFPKFDKVGMPLLGLAAAAFFILESRKQLRKRTRPKIERLLENGSVAAVALPALRLLLVPGMYAAAKLAQQQKFGLFHWLKLPQWLRYGAGFLLLDYTNYFWHVLLHKSDWLWRFHNVHHSDLDLDLSTAWRFHIGENFASVPYRSAAIALLGAPASLVLFYEVIFEGCTAFHHSNIRLPFKAEQRLNRVLVTPRMHGIHHSIVAREANSNFSVIFSWWDRLHQSLRLNVPQDEIIIGVPAYREAAEQSPKNLFLMPFAPQRTWQLPDGTVPEREKRYPPEHLCP, from the coding sequence ATGAAAATCATATTTCCGAAGTTTGATAAGGTGGGCATGCCTTTATTAGGTTTAGCGGCCGCTGCTTTCTTTATCCTTGAATCCCGAAAACAACTACGAAAACGTACTCGCCCTAAAATAGAACGCTTGCTAGAGAACGGCAGCGTGGCGGCGGTTGCGTTACCTGCCTTGCGCCTGCTGTTGGTGCCGGGAATGTACGCCGCCGCCAAGCTCGCGCAGCAGCAGAAATTTGGCTTGTTTCATTGGTTAAAGTTACCCCAATGGTTGCGGTATGGAGCCGGATTTCTGTTGCTCGATTATACCAACTACTTTTGGCACGTGCTGCTGCATAAATCAGATTGGTTGTGGCGCTTCCATAACGTACACCACAGCGACCTGGACCTGGATCTTTCCACTGCCTGGCGGTTTCATATCGGGGAAAATTTTGCCTCTGTACCTTACCGTAGTGCGGCCATAGCCTTATTGGGCGCACCCGCTTCGTTGGTATTATTTTACGAAGTAATTTTTGAAGGTTGCACGGCTTTTCACCATTCTAACATCCGGCTGCCTTTTAAAGCAGAACAACGACTAAATAGAGTATTAGTAACTCCCCGGATGCACGGCATTCATCACTCTATTGTGGCCAGAGAAGCCAATAGTAACTTTTCGGTTATTTTTTCGTGGTGGGATCGCCTGCACCAATCGCTGCGTCTGAATGTACCCCAAGATGAAATAATTATTGGCGTTCCTGCTTATCGGGAGGCGGCCGAACAATCGCCTAAAAATCTTTTTTTAATGCCCTTCGCCCCCCAACGAACCTGGCAACTACCCGATGGTACCGTGCCGGAGCGCGAAAAACGTTATCCGCCGGAACACTTATGCCCCTGA
- a CDS encoding DUF2721 domain-containing protein: MIILAPQNNKWYMNLNEALTILSAMITPAVLIVASGSLILTTSQRLSRSMERVRNLSDQLRKLIMHPEESNLFEDEHGTLIELIQFAIKRSRLLQQALTTLYITLGTFVAISITIGILEFSGLQHTWVLTLLTILGAGFLFYASLLLIIESQIAFRAVNYEMNTVLNRVKRYKKPL; encoded by the coding sequence TTGATTATACTAGCGCCGCAAAATAATAAATGGTACATGAACCTGAACGAAGCTTTAACTATTCTTTCGGCTATGATAACGCCGGCTGTGTTGATAGTAGCCAGCGGTTCTTTAATCCTGACTACTTCGCAGCGTTTGAGCCGATCTATGGAACGGGTAAGAAACTTATCGGATCAACTGCGCAAGCTTATTATGCACCCGGAAGAAAGTAACTTGTTTGAAGATGAGCACGGTACTCTGATTGAATTAATCCAGTTCGCCATTAAAAGAAGCCGGCTATTACAACAAGCTCTTACAACCTTATATATTACCTTGGGCACCTTTGTCGCCATCAGCATTACCATTGGCATTCTGGAATTTTCGGGCTTGCAGCACACCTGGGTTCTTACCTTACTTACCATTTTGGGCGCCGGGTTTCTGTTTTATGCCAGCCTTTTACTGATCATAGAATCCCAGATTGCCTTTAGAGCCGTTAATTACGAAATGAATACCGTATTGAACCGGGTGAAAAGGTATAAGAAGCCTTTATAG
- a CDS encoding mercuric reductase translates to MEHYDAVIIGSGQGGTPLAKKLAQAGWKTALIEKELVGGTCVNNGCTPTKTMIASAKAAYTVAWAAKWGVEVPDFRVNLAAILHRKTQVVDQFRNGSQLGLENTANLTLIFGEAFFTGKKQIQITLTKGGSKVITANKIFIDAGTRPRVPDIPGLAEAGYFTSATLLDFNQIPEHLVILGGNYIGLEFGQMYRRFGSKVTILEHNKLFLKREDEDVAAEVQKFLRDEDIQIFTQASATRVTKTQNGLLITLETSGQESTMACSHILVAAGRIPNTNKLNVEAAGVKTDKQGYIVVNEKLETTAADIYALGDITGGPKFTHISYNDYVILYRNLLEQKHETTANRLVPYCLFTDPQVGRVGLTEKEARQQGQNIKVAKLPMTSVARAIETGDTRGLLKAIVDAESGQILGVAVVGQEGGEIMSVLQMAMVGKIDYKKMKEMVFAHPLYAESLNNLFLALDKTE, encoded by the coding sequence ATGGAACATTATGACGCCGTTATTATCGGTTCCGGGCAAGGAGGTACTCCTTTGGCCAAAAAACTGGCCCAGGCGGGTTGGAAAACAGCGCTCATTGAGAAAGAATTAGTTGGCGGCACTTGTGTTAATAACGGCTGCACTCCCACTAAAACCATGATTGCCTCGGCCAAAGCGGCTTATACGGTAGCCTGGGCCGCTAAATGGGGCGTAGAAGTTCCGGATTTTCGCGTTAATCTGGCCGCTATTCTTCACCGCAAAACACAGGTAGTAGACCAATTCCGGAATGGCTCCCAGCTAGGATTAGAAAATACCGCTAATCTTACTTTAATTTTCGGAGAAGCATTTTTTACCGGTAAAAAACAAATCCAAATAACCTTAACAAAGGGTGGTTCTAAAGTTATAACGGCGAATAAAATATTTATTGATGCCGGTACTCGCCCCAGAGTACCGGATATTCCGGGCTTAGCAGAAGCCGGCTATTTTACCTCTGCTACTCTCCTGGATTTTAATCAAATACCGGAGCACCTGGTAATTTTAGGCGGCAACTACATTGGCCTGGAGTTCGGGCAGATGTACCGTCGGTTTGGCAGTAAGGTTACTATTTTAGAGCATAACAAATTATTCTTAAAACGGGAAGACGAAGATGTAGCCGCCGAAGTACAAAAGTTTCTCCGGGACGAAGATATCCAAATTTTTACCCAGGCAAGCGCTACGCGAGTTACCAAAACTCAAAACGGACTTCTTATAACGCTTGAAACTTCCGGCCAGGAAAGTACAATGGCTTGCTCGCATATTTTAGTAGCAGCCGGCCGGATTCCTAATACAAATAAGTTAAATGTAGAAGCTGCCGGAGTAAAAACCGACAAACAAGGCTACATCGTGGTAAATGAAAAACTGGAAACAACTGCCGCTGATATTTACGCTCTGGGCGATATAACCGGTGGACCAAAATTCACCCATATTTCTTATAACGATTACGTTATTCTGTACCGAAACCTGTTGGAGCAAAAGCATGAAACCACTGCAAATAGGCTGGTACCTTATTGCTTATTTACCGATCCGCAGGTAGGTCGGGTGGGTTTAACGGAGAAAGAAGCCCGGCAGCAGGGCCAGAACATTAAAGTGGCAAAATTGCCGATGACAAGCGTTGCCCGGGCCATAGAAACCGGCGATACCCGGGGCTTACTCAAAGCAATAGTAGATGCCGAAAGCGGCCAAATTTTAGGAGTGGCTGTAGTGGGGCAGGAAGGCGGCGAAATCATGTCGGTGCTCCAGATGGCAATGGTGGGCAAGATAGATTATAAAAAAATGAAAGAAATGGTGTTTGCCCATCCTTTATACGCCGAATCCCTGAATAACCTTTTTCTGGCTTTAGATAAAACGGAATAA
- a CDS encoding Gfo/Idh/MocA family protein has product MKKFNLSSAANRREFLKNLSLALGFTAAGISLLSLNSCNSNKSSEKEQNRNAAGKNTGGKKLGIALLGLGKYSEGQLAPALQETENCYLAGIVTGSPDKVDKWKRQYDIPDKNVYSYENFDQIKDNPDIDIVYVVTPNALHREYVVRAARAKKHVICEKPMATTVEDCQTMIDACKQNNVQLSVGYRLHFEPHNQRVMELGQKEVFGPVKTIKATNGFKINVKPDDWRLNQQLAGGGPLMDVGIYCVQGVLYTLGRAPIAITAKYGDKTRPDYFKTVEQSISWQMQFEGGLIADCTSSYNAEAGLLYGEAQDGWWRLDPAYSYSGIKGETSRGKMEFEEVNQQARQMDDFANCVRNNKPTSVPGEMGLRDVRILLAIYEAARTNKKVGV; this is encoded by the coding sequence ATGAAAAAGTTTAATTTGTCTTCGGCCGCTAACCGGCGCGAATTTTTAAAAAATTTATCGCTGGCACTGGGTTTTACCGCCGCGGGCATTTCGCTGCTCTCCTTGAATTCCTGTAATTCGAACAAATCCAGCGAGAAAGAACAAAACAGGAATGCTGCCGGTAAAAACACGGGCGGCAAAAAACTAGGCATTGCCTTGCTCGGGCTGGGTAAATACAGCGAAGGGCAATTAGCTCCCGCCTTGCAGGAAACGGAAAATTGCTACCTGGCCGGGATTGTAACGGGTTCGCCGGATAAAGTAGATAAATGGAAGCGCCAATACGATATTCCGGACAAAAACGTGTACAGTTACGAAAATTTCGACCAGATAAAAGATAACCCGGATATTGATATTGTGTACGTAGTAACGCCTAATGCCTTGCACCGAGAATACGTGGTGCGGGCGGCCCGGGCCAAAAAACACGTAATCTGCGAAAAACCGATGGCTACCACCGTGGAAGATTGCCAGACCATGATAGATGCTTGTAAACAAAACAACGTACAACTTTCCGTAGGTTACCGCCTGCACTTCGAGCCGCATAACCAGCGGGTAATGGAACTAGGGCAGAAAGAAGTATTTGGCCCGGTAAAAACTATTAAAGCTACCAACGGCTTTAAAATCAACGTAAAACCCGACGACTGGCGCTTAAACCAGCAACTGGCCGGCGGTGGTCCGCTAATGGACGTAGGCATTTATTGCGTGCAAGGCGTTTTGTACACGTTAGGTAGAGCACCCATTGCTATAACTGCCAAATACGGCGACAAAACCCGGCCCGATTATTTTAAAACAGTAGAGCAATCCATTAGCTGGCAAATGCAATTTGAAGGCGGTCTGATTGCCGATTGCACCAGCAGCTACAACGCCGAAGCCGGACTTTTATACGGCGAAGCCCAGGATGGTTGGTGGCGTTTAGATCCGGCCTATAGTTATTCGGGCATAAAAGGCGAAACGAGCCGGGGAAAAATGGAGTTCGAGGAAGTAAACCAGCAGGCGCGCCAAATGGATGATTTTGCCAATTGCGTTCGGAACAACAAGCCTACCTCGGTACCCGGCGAAATGGGATTGCGCGATGTCCGGATTTTACTGGCTATTTACGAAGCTGCCCGGACAAATAAGAAAGTAGGGGTTTGA
- a CDS encoding Gfo/Idh/MocA family protein has translation MKDLNSVTNSPMEGEGEYTRRDFLTHAGKGILAATVLSGIASCTADAQQGGSKSPTDKDIHANSVTEPIELKPLEDKTEKPQEPLPAPLEPGKRVGFALVGLGNLTLAELLPAFSNCQYAKVAALVSGNPDKAKKVARQYGVPEKSIYSYQNFDTIKNNPDVQVVYIVLPNSMHEEYTIRSAKAGKHVLCEKPMSTNSQSAQRMIEACEQAGKKLMIAYRIQYEPNNKKAKEWTRNEKMGKVRVIDATNTQNQGDPGQWRLKKALAGGGSLPDIGIYCLNTIRYLLGEEPIQVTGTVFSTPNDPRFKEVEETVLFQLQFPSGVLAHCTTSYGVHNSKWYRCYADKGGYFGLDPAFAYHGLQMDGSQVQDEMEVKLKSSVGEKNQFALEIDHMAQCVLQNKKPFTPGEEGLQDHIIMEAIYESAKTGKPVKLKKIDKQDAFRGTPPEEVKLA, from the coding sequence ATGAAAGATCTAAACAGTGTTACGAATTCCCCAATGGAGGGAGAAGGGGAGTACACCCGACGCGATTTTCTCACCCATGCGGGTAAAGGTATTTTAGCGGCCACGGTTCTGAGTGGTATTGCTTCCTGTACCGCCGATGCCCAGCAAGGAGGAAGTAAAAGCCCCACGGATAAAGATATCCACGCGAATTCAGTTACCGAGCCCATCGAATTAAAGCCGCTGGAAGATAAAACGGAGAAACCCCAGGAGCCTTTACCCGCTCCCTTAGAGCCCGGTAAACGGGTGGGTTTTGCGCTGGTAGGTTTAGGAAATCTGACCTTGGCGGAACTGCTGCCGGCTTTTAGTAATTGCCAGTATGCCAAAGTAGCGGCCCTAGTAAGTGGCAATCCGGATAAGGCCAAAAAAGTAGCCCGGCAATACGGCGTCCCGGAAAAAAGCATTTACTCTTACCAGAACTTCGATACTATCAAGAATAATCCGGACGTACAGGTAGTGTATATTGTGCTGCCTAATTCCATGCACGAAGAGTATACTATTCGGTCGGCGAAAGCGGGCAAGCATGTGCTGTGCGAAAAACCCATGTCTACTAATTCGCAGTCGGCGCAGCGGATGATTGAGGCCTGCGAACAAGCCGGTAAAAAATTAATGATTGCCTATCGCATCCAGTACGAGCCGAATAATAAAAAGGCCAAAGAATGGACGCGTAACGAGAAAATGGGCAAAGTAAGAGTTATAGATGCTACCAACACCCAAAACCAGGGTGATCCCGGCCAATGGCGCTTAAAAAAAGCATTAGCGGGCGGCGGTTCCTTACCCGACATTGGTATTTATTGTTTGAATACGATCCGGTATTTGCTCGGCGAAGAACCGATACAGGTGACGGGTACCGTGTTCAGCACGCCCAACGATCCGCGGTTTAAGGAAGTAGAAGAAACGGTATTATTTCAACTGCAATTTCCCAGCGGGGTACTAGCGCATTGCACTACCAGCTACGGCGTGCACAATTCAAAATGGTACCGGTGCTACGCCGACAAAGGCGGTTATTTTGGTTTAGATCCCGCTTTTGCTTACCATGGTTTACAAATGGATGGTTCGCAGGTACAAGACGAAATGGAAGTAAAACTAAAATCCAGTGTCGGAGAGAAAAATCAGTTTGCGCTGGAAATAGATCACATGGCGCAGTGCGTACTTCAAAATAAAAAACCTTTCACGCCCGGCGAAGAAGGCTTGCAAGATCATATTATTATGGAAGCCATTTATGAATCGGCCAAAACGGGTAAACCGGTTAAATTAAAGAAAATAGACAAACAGGATGCTTTCCGCGGCACCCCGCCGGAGGAAGTAAAATTAGCCTGA
- a CDS encoding TIGR03885 family FMN-dependent LLM class oxidoreductase — MKNKVSIGYHISHEQFKPSQLLTLAQQAERAGFTHALSSDHFYPWSEAQGESGFAWSWLGAALQATNLEFGIVNAPGQRYHPAIIAQAVATLCEMFPQRFWLAAGSGQLLNEHITGNQWLAKGARNKRLKESIDIMRALWAGNIVNHQGYVTVQEAKLYTLPAYLPPVMGAAITPATAEWVGSWADGLLTISKPPEELQEVVEAFRRGGGAGKPLYLKVQLSYDSTLEKARQGAHEQWKNNIFPSVLLAEVPTPAGFDAAGTMVKPEEMEPHVRISPKSEDHLKWLQQDIDLGFTRLYLHNVNREQEQFIQTFGQYVLPELVSKE, encoded by the coding sequence ATGAAAAATAAAGTAAGTATTGGTTACCACATTTCGCACGAGCAATTTAAACCCAGTCAGCTATTAACCTTGGCGCAGCAAGCAGAGCGGGCGGGCTTTACGCATGCTTTATCTTCCGATCATTTTTACCCGTGGAGCGAGGCCCAAGGCGAAAGCGGTTTTGCCTGGAGTTGGTTGGGAGCCGCCCTGCAAGCCACTAACCTGGAGTTTGGGATTGTAAATGCTCCCGGGCAACGCTATCATCCCGCCATTATTGCGCAAGCGGTTGCTACTTTATGCGAAATGTTTCCGCAGCGTTTTTGGCTGGCGGCAGGTAGCGGTCAGTTACTGAACGAGCACATTACGGGTAACCAATGGCTAGCCAAAGGAGCCCGCAACAAGCGACTGAAAGAATCTATAGATATTATGCGGGCATTGTGGGCGGGAAATATCGTCAATCACCAAGGCTATGTTACCGTGCAGGAGGCTAAACTGTATACTTTGCCGGCTTACCTGCCGCCCGTTATGGGAGCGGCCATTACCCCTGCCACCGCGGAGTGGGTAGGTAGCTGGGCCGATGGGTTGCTTACTATTTCGAAACCACCCGAAGAATTGCAGGAAGTAGTAGAAGCCTTCCGGCGGGGAGGAGGAGCCGGAAAACCCTTGTACCTGAAAGTGCAGCTTTCTTACGATTCCACTCTGGAAAAAGCCCGGCAAGGAGCGCACGAACAATGGAAGAACAATATTTTCCCTTCGGTATTGCTGGCCGAGGTACCTACTCCCGCTGGTTTCGATGCGGCCGGTACCATGGTAAAACCCGAAGAAATGGAACCGCACGTCCGCATCTCCCCCAAATCGGAAGACCACTTGAAATGGCTGCAACAAGATATAGACCTAGGCTTTACGCGTTTGTACCTGCACAATGTAAACCGGGAACAGGAACAATTTATTCAAACTTTTGGTCAGTACGTTTTACCTGAGTTAGTAAGTAAAGAATAA
- a CDS encoding sugar phosphate isomerase/epimerase family protein: MQRRTFVKSLVLGATAITVTPDLVAAPQKPLGVQLWNIREYLKKDLTGSLTKLAKLGYNQLELFGYDGTYWGKTPKEFSKICSDLGFTIISAHFETGRIDKAKGTLWYGWDKAVEDTALMNIPYMVCAWLFKEERTSLDLYKELTDKLNKAGEACRQAKIQLGYHSHNFEFPPIDGIVPYDLILERTDKELVKMEADLFWITKAGVDPVAYFQKHPGRFPLWHVKDMERGSEQFAEVGHGVINFDRIFAARQVAGLKYWFVEQDQTSREPFESLAMSRDYILKKNYQ; encoded by the coding sequence ATGCAACGAAGAACTTTTGTAAAATCGCTGGTGCTAGGAGCAACAGCTATTACTGTAACACCTGACCTTGTAGCGGCTCCACAAAAACCCTTGGGAGTGCAACTCTGGAACATCCGGGAATACCTGAAAAAAGACCTGACGGGTTCTTTAACCAAACTCGCAAAACTAGGTTATAATCAATTAGAACTGTTCGGGTACGATGGCACTTATTGGGGCAAAACTCCAAAGGAATTCAGTAAAATTTGTTCGGATCTGGGCTTTACTATTATTAGTGCTCACTTTGAAACCGGGCGGATTGATAAAGCCAAAGGCACTTTGTGGTACGGTTGGGATAAAGCGGTGGAAGATACCGCTCTCATGAACATTCCGTATATGGTATGTGCCTGGTTGTTTAAGGAAGAACGCACCAGCCTTGATTTGTATAAAGAACTAACGGATAAATTAAATAAAGCGGGGGAGGCCTGCCGGCAGGCTAAAATTCAGTTGGGTTACCATAGCCATAATTTTGAGTTCCCGCCCATTGACGGCATTGTTCCTTACGACCTTATTCTGGAACGTACAGATAAAGAATTAGTAAAAATGGAAGCCGACCTTTTCTGGATAACCAAAGCCGGCGTAGATCCGGTAGCTTATTTTCAGAAGCACCCGGGTCGTTTTCCGTTGTGGCACGTAAAAGATATGGAAAGAGGCTCGGAGCAATTTGCCGAAGTGGGCCACGGGGTAATTAATTTCGACCGGATATTTGCGGCGCGTCAGGTAGCCGGACTAAAATATTGGTTTGTCGAACAAGACCAAACAAGTCGGGAGCCTTTTGAGAGTCTGGCTATGAGCCGGGATTACATTTTAAAAAAGAATTACCAGTAG